The Antedon mediterranea chromosome 11, ecAntMedi1.1, whole genome shotgun sequence genome window below encodes:
- the LOC140062170 gene encoding mucosa-associated lymphoid tissue lymphoma translocation protein 1-like has product MNQTLYNNYPPEPRVNPNSNIGDLNAVIIRKLISRLDLHTNGKDWRALAYALPDAPFSALDVECFANKKLENKSPAKALLSSLAGHGRTVKQLIGYLKAIGNEPALLLLQVPSEDIQIIQQPTNVTADEGEDAVFSCHGKGFPFPRYQWFKAADSEAITVENGNDRVLRINPVLPKDAGSYSCRLHNDRDDSVVSYIFTEWAELKVEKASFENLPLTLEVLKHPSSVKASVGNSICFECEVECQIAPRYQWYCIKSNLSPIVIPEKTESKLIFKQVTLEDRGGYRCKIESGREKVWTNFAELEVVPRNYYNTESELPVIVRPPVSEYIKDNEPYVLACEAYGKGPLFYQWYKDGDKIPDATGSEYRIESMKPSHYGIYMCVVCNQNGEVQSMEAVLQSPTPDNSIFALNKVALLIGNQSYRALQKLNTPQNEVEALALTLYRDCDFKVITLIDLTKEEIRTAVRLFCDLLARGMYGLFFFSGHGFENNGHSFLIPVDSTSEHKSDDCVDTQWILDQMQSRDPALNVMLLDICRMKNDYQDQKVDDKVSPQVRGNTVFGYAAGANCNAYEPEGEEYSVFAKHLLQHVKSRQRIERVLDDVKRGVQEDKTSSGQQYPTVVSDLAVGRGLRDPINSHGQTTLYNAKMQMWEDAHVIEFLPIRWYLFSNYFVNVDIGMQTSNIVNIVVFVENDFCNRFNIQLYNFTLELNVTVTKAYQPMYNAYVLTTTVSGLQKLKNNLHPDLYVEYSDESGAVLTWKRDIDFGMPLVAKIWQRTPYKQPTESAYPDFNDVPEHQRRGIQPVPFVNTTSPKEMPKKWIPVPPSQVPPELGKWRLSQEPKDTSSLPVPKE; this is encoded by the exons ATGAATCAAACATTATACAACAACTACCCACCAGAGCCGAGGGTAAACCCAAACAGTAACATTGGTGACCTTAATGCTGTTATCATTAGAAAACTAATTTCTAGGCTTGACCTGCACACTAACGGAAAAGACTGGAGGGCACTCGCATATGCCTTGCCTGATGCTCCTTTCTC GGCACTTGATGTTGAATGTTTTGCTAATAAAAAACTTGAGAACAAAAGTCCAGCGAAAGCACTGTTGTCTTCTTTAGCCGGCCATGGCAGAACAGTGAAGCAACTGATTGGTTACCTCAAAGCAATTGGGAACGAACCTGCATTGCTTCTACTACAAGTGCCCTCCG aaGATATACAGATAATCCAACAGCCAACAAACGTCACAGCTGACGAAGGCGAAGATGCTGTGTTTTCCTGCCACGGAAAAGGTTTCCCTTTCCCTCGTTACCAATGGTTCAAGGCTGCTGATAGCGAGGCTATAACAGTTGAAAATGGGAATGATCGTGTATTACGGATCAATCCAGTCTTGCCAAAGGATGCTGGCTCGTATTCCTGCAGGTTACACAATGATCGGGATGATAGTGTTGTCAGCTATATATTTACAGAATGGGCAGAGTTGAAAGTCGAAAAAGCATCATTTG AAAATCTACCTCTAACATTGGAAGTACTCAAGCATCCATCTTCAGTAAAAGCCTCAGTCGGAAATTCTATATGTTTTGAATGTGAGGTGGAATGTCAAATTGCTCCCCGGTACCAATGGTACTGTATAAAATCAAACCTCTCACCGATTGTTATACCTGAGAAAACCGAAAGCAAACTCATA TTCAAACAGGTTACTCTTGAAGATCGTGGAGGTTATAGATGTAAAATTGAAAGTGGTAGAGAAAAAGTATGGACAAATTTTGCTGAATTGGAAGTTG TTCCAAGAAATTATTATAACACCGAATCgg AGTTGCCAGTAATAGTTCGTCCACCAGTATCAGAATATATCAAAGACAATGAGCCTTATGTGTTAGCCTGCGAAGCATACGGAAAAGGCCCACTATTTTATCAATGGTATAAAGATGGCGATAAGATTCCAG atgcAACAGGGTCTGAATATCGAATTGAATCAATGAAACCATCTCATTACGGGATCTACATGTGTGTTGTTTGTAATCAAAATGGAGAAGTACAGTCAATGGAAGCTGTCCTACAGTCTCCGACGCCCGATAACTCAATTTTTG CCCTCAATAAGGTGGCGTTACTGATAGGCAACCAATCATATCGAGCCTTACAGAAACTGAATACTCCGCAAAACGAGGTAGAAGCCTTGGCGCTTACGTTATATCGTGATTGTGATTTTAAAGTTATCACATTGATTGATCTGACGAAAGAAGAAATTAGAACTGCTGTACGATTATTCTGTGATTTGCTAGCAAGGGGAATGTATg GTTTGTTCTTCTTCAGTGGACATGGCTTTGAAAATAATGGTCACAGTTTTCTTATCCCAGTTGATTCAACATCTGAGCATAAGAGTGACGACTGTGTCGATACGCAGTGGATTTTGGACCAGATGCAGTCTCGTGATCCCGCCCTAAATGTTATGTTGTTGGACATCTGTCGAATGAA GAATGACTATCAGGACCAGAAAGTAGACGATAAGGTCAGTCCACAGGTCAGAGGTAACACCGTCTTTGGATATGCTGC gGGTGCTAATTGCAATGCTTATGAACCAGAGGGAGAAGAGTACAGTGTGTTTGCAAAACATTTGCTTCAGCATGTTAAGAGTAGACAGAGGATAGAACGTGTTCTTGACGATGTCAAAAGAG GTGTACAAGAAGATAAAACCTCTTCAGGGCAGCAGTATCCAACAGTGGTGTCAGATCTTGCTGTGGGTCGTGGCCTACGTGATCCTATTAACAGCCATGGGCAGACGACTTTGTATAATGCGAAGATGCAGATGTGGGAAGATGCAcatg tAATCGAATTTCTACCGATTAGATGGTATCTGTTTTCAAATTACTTTGTGAATGTCGACATTGGAATGCAAACATCTAATATAGTGaacattgttgtttttgttgaaaACGATTTCTGTAACAGGTTTAACATTCAACTGTACAATTTTACTCTG GAACTGAATGTGACCGTAACTAAAGCATATCAG CCCATGTATAATGCATATGTGCTAACGACCACAGTTTCTGGACTACAAAAACTAAAG aaCAACTTGCATCCAGATCTGTATGTTGAATACAGTGATGAGAGTGGAGCAGTCCTTACATGGAAGCGTGATATAGATTTTGGGATGCCATTGGTTGCCAAGATATGGCAAAGAACACCATATAAACAACCAACTGAAAGTGCTTATCCAGATTTCAACGATGTACCTGAACATCAAAGAAGAGGCATACAGCCTGTACCATTTGTTAACACAACATCTCCTAAAGAAATGCCTAAAAAATGGATACCCGTACCGCCATCCCAAGTTCCACCAGAACTGGGTAAATGGAGGCTGTCACAGGAACCAAAAGATACCTCAAGTTTACCTGTACCAAAAGAATGA
- the LOC140062171 gene encoding bifunctional peptidase and (3S)-lysyl hydroxylase Jmjd7-like, whose amino-acid sequence MLYPDYNKCLLSLMQLLCILFVGLVQKVQNSSAASDGAIGGGDAAAKPPTGHLQPLGSHRPAEPGIDTVEAIPHPKQFYEDYVNKGKPLLMRGAASSMPAFRLWNDDFLKEKYGHLTVEVEEGKKENRSLGLWEMTLKEYIDQYNNKDIYLVESIKPAMRDDFHLLKCILCGGFVDNLQDAILWFSSGGTKSVLHYDEVDNINCIMDGKKEFFMVDKKNSEYIDIDAPEGSYSEVDVEKADLYKYPGLGTVPWFNVTMEAGDCFYIPYKWFHQVKSSSGRNLAVNVWFNHVWRFNHTDCDVKQQARVHHAPLSLFKFVDSKEEIRQHIMSLMDDLNVQYLSVTDYNELALALDIDEQDSELVFTYIDSNLNGRITEEEVLQVDVAKMIAFLPEIFQDYQNEDEQLKTTKDEL is encoded by the exons ATGTTATATCCAGATTACAACAAATGTTTACTTTCTTTAATGCAACTATTGTGCATattatttgtaggcctagttcaaaaagtacagaataGTTCTGCAGCATCAGATGGTGCAATCGGGGGAGGTGACGCTGCTGCAAAACCACCGACTGGCCACCTGCAGCCGCTCGGCTCGCATCGACCTGCAGAGCCTGGGATAGATACCGTGGAAGCCATACCTCACCCTAAACAATTTTATGAAGATTATGTGAACAAGGGAAAGCCTCTGCTAATGCGTGGGGCTGCTAGCTCTATGCCAGCATTTCGACTGTGGAATGACGATTTTTTAAA AGAGAAATATGGTCATTTAACTGTAGAAGTTGAAGAAGGCAAGAAAGAGAATCGATCATTAGGCTTATGGGAGATGACATTAAAAGAGTACATTGACCAATACAACAACAAAGATATATATCTTGTGGAGAGTATTAAACCAGCAATGAGGG atgACTTTCATCTGTTGAAATGCATTCTTTGTGGTGGCTTTGTTGATAACCTCCAAGACGCCATACTTTGGTTCAGTAGTGGAGGAACTAAATCTGTTCTACATTACGATGAGGTTGATAATATCAACTGTATCATGGATGGCAAAAAGGAGTTTTTTATGGTAGATAAG AAAAACAGTGAGTATATAGATATAGATGCCCCAGAGGGAAGTTATTCAGAGGTAGATGTTGAAAAGGCTGACTTGTACAAATATCCAGGCTTGGGAACAGTTCCCTGGTTCAATGTGACAATGGAAGCTGGAGATTGCTTTTACATTCCTTATAA GTGGTTTCATCAGGTCAAGTCGTCTTCAGGACGGAACTTGGCGGTTAATGTTTGGTTTAACCATGTGTGGCGATTCAATCACACAGATTGTGATGTTAAGCAGCAAGCTAGGGTGCATCATGCACCCCTTAGCTTGTTCAAATTTGTGGATTCAAAAGAAGAAATAAG GCAGCATATCATGTCTTTAATGGATGACCTCAATGTGCAATATCTTAGTGTAACAGATTATAATGAGCTGGCTCTAGCCTTAGATATTGATGAGCAAGATAGTGAATTG gTATTTACTTATATAGACTCCAATCTGAATGGGAGGATTACAGAGGAGGAGGTGTTACAAGTAGACGTTGCAAAGATGATAGCATTCCTACCAGAAATCTTTCAAGACTACCAAAATGAAGATGAGcaactaaaaacaacaaaagatGAATTATGA
- the LOC140062229 gene encoding zinc finger protein 532-like produces the protein MEADSSNKVSSSSTTLPPDGLLNSYDNQANRREEGQAGNGISDHSKMNSCMLERESNMTAIQTSVEGRNSNETLPKSNQITHKTIEGSGTVPISVSAVQALNKPPTGQLSIASSAPMFIKPLIKVPEIGKVSSASHTLALISENVVKTISSVGSVQAAANSTRPTSTIAPRNSKSRKLSYKFISSAAQKTSNSNRDAGEINLTDLIKTTSFELNSQWYSVNSGGLSNLFKSGPKHVVKEVPERFVDRLTGSPFKCLGCGDSYTLKSSLQMHVNRCSSLIKYKCPYCNITKTFYNKCSLFIHARDHARVTKKPFELRANLANLSVIPVQEMNFFNRGEHNVEDGQTKKMIMETQEKVIQPKDSVGELSKTKDKVSDRSQEYVKDGMKMCLICMERFTALNTKANHFKRETKRVVCQLCDQILFNPCMAELHKNFHLHRQPLQCPDCGLVSDTEREAYRHIQQSCFHMARKILVRCSVCNIYVSSFKVYQNHLIDRHAESFFKCVECQLAYRSVESLKCHTVVEHKNSKNSSMCNIILKCPLCETVFGNKKQLTAHIQSTHTYSDLSEVKVVHECSHCGKLFQQLSSLDTHMLLTHKNCAGHFHCEFCNRAVQFCDLAIHKKHCSLKLHSKVKSSEDVGALMSKDGEGSGKSQVDNHDNANTNDIADVFVCLHCSKDGKNMVFKSKQDLDTHYLMLKHKEAVLKNAIDMTRAGHDLTDSKRKSDSQDDVVPLKKLKIILPRKDFRCGLCDFKCSARDEFKNHLAEKHEATSEHQCQECGLSFRAAFSLKMHLRAVHKIYDLGQYLNEKSPDVQEIAPNEENAEKKIKLKPSPAAHIVNKYDINSMECQVCYKVFDTEINLKTHMRNHGMAFIKSKRKMSLDGKDGNKSF, from the exons ATGGAAGCAGACAGCTCAAATAAG GTTTCTTCCAGTAGTACAACCTTGCCACCTGATGGCCTGCTTAACAGTTATGATAATCAAGCTAACAGAAGAGAAGAAGGCCAAGCTGGGAATGGCATCAGCGACCATTCCAAAATGAACAGTTGTATGTTAGAGAGAGAATCAAACATGACTGCCATTCAGACATCAGTAGAGGGCAGAAACTCAAATGAAACCTTGCCTAAAAGTAATCAAATTACTCATAAAACCATAGAAGGATCAGGTACTGTACCAATTTCTGTCTCAGCTGTGCAAGCACTGAACAAACCCCCAACAGGACAATTATCAATAGCATCATCAGCTCCTATGTTTATCAAGCCTTTGATAAAAGTACCGGAAATTGGCAAAGTGTCATCTGCATCGCATACGTTGGCATTGATTTCAGAAAATGTTGTGAAGACGATAAGCAGTGTTGGTAGTGTTCAAGCAGCAGCTAACTCAACGAGGCCAACGTCAACTATTGCACCGCGTAACTCAAAGAGCCGTAAATTGAGTTACAAGTTCATCAGTTCAGCTGCGCAGAAGACTTCAAACAGTAATCGCGATGCAGGAGAGATAAATTTAACAGACCTGATAAAAACAACTTCATTTGAGTTAAATTCTCAGTGGTATTCTGTCAACAGTGGAGGGTTGTCGAACCTATTTAAATCTGGGCCAAAGCATGTTGTGAAAGAAGTACCTGAGCGCTTTGTTGATAGACTGACGGGTAGTCCATTCAAGTGTCTAGGCTGTGGTGACTCATACACCTTAAAATCTAGTCTTCAAATGCATGTTAATAGATGCAGCAGTCTTATCAAGTACAAATGCCCTTACTGTAACATCACAAAAACCTTCTATAACAAGTGTAGTCTGTTTATTCATGCACGTGACCATGCAAGAGTTACGAAGAAACCGTTTGAGTTGCGTGCTAATCTTGCAAATCTGTCAGTGATACCTGTTCAAGAAATGAACTTTTTCAATCGAGGAGAACACAATGTTGAAGATGGCCAAACCAAAAAAATGATAATGGAAACCCAAGAGAAAGTCATTCAACCTAAAGATTCAGTCGGGGAACTTAGCAAGACGAAAGACAAGGTCAGTGATAGAAGCCAAGAATATGTCAAAGATGGGATGAAAATGTGTCTAATATGTATGGAACGATTTACGGCTCTTAACACCAAAGCTAATCACTTTAAAAGAGAAACGAAAAGAGTAGTATGTCAGCTGTGTGATCAGATTTTGTTCAACCCATGCATGGCAGAGTTGCACAAAAACTTCCACCTTCATAGGCAACCTCTGCAGTGTCCTGACTGTGGACTGGTTTCTGATACTGAAAGAGAAGCATATAGGCATATCCAACAGTCTTGTTTTCACATGGCACGCAAGATCTTAGTACGCTGTTCTGTTTGCAACATCTACGTGTCAAGCTTTAAGGTTTACCAGAATCATCTCATCGACAGACATGCAGAGAGCTTCTTTAAGTGCGTGGAATGCCAATTGGCGTACAGATCGGTAGAAAGCTTAAAATGCCATACTGTTGTTGAACACAAAAATAGCAAGAATTCAAGCATGTGTAACATCATTTTGAAATGCCCACTGTGTGAGACGGTCTTTGGAAACAAGAAGCAATTGACGGCACACATTCAAAGCACACATACTTACTCGGATTTGAGTGAAGTAAAAGTCGTTCATGAGTGTTCTCATTGTGGAAAACTCTTTCAACAACTATCATCACTTGATACTCATATGTTACTTACACATAAAAACTGCGCTGGCCATTTCCATTGTGAATTCTGCAACCGAGCTGTTCAGTTCTGTGATCTTGCAATTCACAAGAAGCATTGTAGCCTGAAGTTACATAGCAAAGTGAAAAGCTCTGAAGATGTTGGTGCGTTGATGTCAAAGGATGGTGAGGGCAGCGGAAAGTCACAAGTAGATAATCACGATAACGCAAACACCAATGACATTgccgatgtttttgtatgtttacATTGTTCGAAAGATGGTAAAAATATGGTTTTTAAATCTAAACAAGATCTTGATACTCATTACTTGATGTTAAAACACAAGGAGGCTGTTCTGAAAAATGCTATTGATATGACCAGGGCAGGCCATGACCTAACTGATAGTAAAAGAAAGTCAGACAGTCAAGATGATGTAGTTCCGTTGAAGAAACTAAAGATCATCCTGCCACGAAAAGACTTCAGGTGTGGTCTCTGCGATTTTAAATGCTCTGCCCGAGACGAATTTAAAAACCATCTTGCAGAAAAACATGAAGCTACTAGTGAACACCAGTGCCAAGAATGCGGCTTGTCATTCCGCGCAGCATTCTCGCTAAAGATGCATCTACGAGCCGTACACAAAATCTACGATTTGGGTCAATATTTAAACGAAAAAAGTCCTGACGTTCAGGAAATTGCGCCCAATGAAGAGAACGCTGAAAAGAAGATAAAACTAAAGCCGTCACCAGCCGCTCACATTGTgaataaatatgatataaattCAATGGAATGTCAGGTTTGTTACAAAGTGTTTGATACGGAGATAAACCTGAAAACACACATGCGTAATCACGGCATGGCTTTCATCAAGTCAAAACGTAAAATGTCTTTGGATGGGAAAGATGGTAATAAGTCATTTTAG
- the LOC140063196 gene encoding UDP-glucose 6-dehydrogenase-like isoform X2, whose amino-acid sequence MVVTKICCIGAGYVGGPTCSVIASKCPDVYVTVVDLSQPRIDCWNSKDFNLPIYEPGLKEVVQQCRGRNLFFSTNIDEAINAADIIFISVNTPTKTYGLGKGRAPDLKYIEAAARRIADVATGNKIVVEKSTVPVKAAESIQRILFANMKNGVRFQVLSNPEFLAEGTAINDLMNPDRVLIGGEQSTSGLQAVEKLSWVYEHWIPKENIIKTNTWSSELSKLTANAFLAQRISSINAMSAVCEATGADVGEVAHAIGTDSRLGPKFLQASLGFGGSCFQKDVLNLVYLCEALNLPEVAAYWQQVIDMNDYQRRRFATKVISCLFNTITDKTITILGFAFKKNTGDTRESSSIYMCKYLMDEGAKLHIYDPQVEHKQIIADLSHRDISEQSERVNKLVKIFEDPYEALKGAHAFVVCTEWDEFKDLDYLRIYNSMLKPAFAFDGRRILNYDALTNIGFHVETVGHKTLNNCLPITP is encoded by the exons ATGGTTGTGACCAAAATATGTTGCATAGGTGCTGGGTATGTTGGTGGACCAACTTGTAGTGTTATAGCATCCAAATGTCCAGACGTGTATGTGACCGTTGTTGACTTAAGCCAACCAAGGATCGACTGTTGGAATTCAAAAGATTTCAACCTACCAATATATGAG cCAGGTCTCAAGGAAGTTGTCCAGCAATGTAGAGGGCGCAATTTATTCTTTTCTACGAATATAGATGAAGCTATTAATGCTGCTGATATCATATTTATCTCTGTCAATACTCCTACTAAAACATATGGACTAGGAAAA GGTAGAGCACCAGATCTGAAGTACATTGAAGCTGCGGCTCGTAGGATAGCGGACGTTGCTACTGGCAACAAGATAGTTGTTGAAAAGAGCACAGTCCCTGTGAAAGCGGCTGAAAGTATTCAACGTATTCTATTTGCAAACATGAAAAATGGTGTTCGATTTCAG GTTCTATCTAATCCAGAATTCCTAGCTGAAGGGACAGCAATCAATGACCTTATGAACCCTGACCGTGTGCTTATTGGCGGTGAGCAGTCAACGAGCGGTTTACAAGCGGTTGAAAAGCTTAGCTGGGTTTATGAACATTGGATACCAAAAGAGAATATAATCAAGACTAACACGTGGTCATCAGAACTTTCCAAATTA ACTGCAAATGCATTCCTGGCCCAAAGAATCTCCAGCATCAACGCTATGAGTGCCGTCTGTGAAGCCACCGGAGCTGATGTCGGAGAGGTTGCCCATGCCATTGGTACAGACTCCAGATTAGGACCAAAGTTCCTACAAGCTAGTCTAG GATTTGGTGGCAGTTGTTTTCAGAAGGATGTATTGAATCTTGTGTATCTGTGTGAAGCCCTTAATCTTCCAGAGGTAGCAGCCTATTGGCAGCAG GTTATTGATATGAATGACTATCAGCGTCGGCGCTTTGCAACCAAAGTAATTAGTTGTCTTTTCAACACAATCACAGATAAAACTATTACTATTTTAGGATTTGCATTTAAGAAGAACACAGGTGACACAAG GGAGTCTTCGAGTATCTACATGTGTAAGTATCTAATGGACGAGGGCGCTAAACTGCATATCTACGATCCGCAGGTCGAACACAAGCAGATCATTGCTGACCTATCGCACAGAGATATATCTGAACAGTCTGAAAGAG taaATAAGTTGGTGAAAATATTTGAAGATCCATATGAGGCATTAAAGGGAGCTCATGCATTTGTTGTTTGCACAGAATGGGATGAGTTTAAG GACTTGGATTACCTGCGCATCTACAATAGCATGCTGAAGCCAGCGTTTGCTTTTGATGGTCGTAGAATCCTCAACTATGATGCATTGACGAATATAGGATTTCACGTTGAAACCGTCGGTCACAAAACTCTAAATAACTGTCTACCAATCACTCCATAA
- the LOC140063196 gene encoding UDP-glucose 6-dehydrogenase-like isoform X1 — MVVTKICCIGAGYVGGPTCSVIASKCPDVYVTVVDLSQPRIDCWNSKDFNLPIYEPGLKEVVQQCRGRNLFFSTNIDEAINAADIIFISVNTPTKTYGLGKGRAPDLKYIEAAARRIADVATGNKIVVEKSTVPVKAAESIQRILFANMKNGVRFQVLSNPEFLAEGTAINDLMNPDRVLIGGEQSTSGLQAVEKLSWVYEHWIPKENIIKTNTWSSELSKLTANAFLAQRISSINAMSAVCEATGADVGEVAHAIGTDSRLGPKFLQASLGFGGSCFQKDVLNLVYLCEALNLPEVAAYWQQVIDMNDYQRRRFATKVISCLFNTITDKTITILGFAFKKNTGDTRESSSIYMCKYLMDEGAKLHIYDPQVEHKQIIADLSHRDISEQSERGDSKMATPPVETEKEKVNKLVKIFEDPYEALKGAHAFVVCTEWDEFKDLDYLRIYNSMLKPAFAFDGRRILNYDALTNIGFHVETVGHKTLNNCLPITP, encoded by the exons ATGGTTGTGACCAAAATATGTTGCATAGGTGCTGGGTATGTTGGTGGACCAACTTGTAGTGTTATAGCATCCAAATGTCCAGACGTGTATGTGACCGTTGTTGACTTAAGCCAACCAAGGATCGACTGTTGGAATTCAAAAGATTTCAACCTACCAATATATGAG cCAGGTCTCAAGGAAGTTGTCCAGCAATGTAGAGGGCGCAATTTATTCTTTTCTACGAATATAGATGAAGCTATTAATGCTGCTGATATCATATTTATCTCTGTCAATACTCCTACTAAAACATATGGACTAGGAAAA GGTAGAGCACCAGATCTGAAGTACATTGAAGCTGCGGCTCGTAGGATAGCGGACGTTGCTACTGGCAACAAGATAGTTGTTGAAAAGAGCACAGTCCCTGTGAAAGCGGCTGAAAGTATTCAACGTATTCTATTTGCAAACATGAAAAATGGTGTTCGATTTCAG GTTCTATCTAATCCAGAATTCCTAGCTGAAGGGACAGCAATCAATGACCTTATGAACCCTGACCGTGTGCTTATTGGCGGTGAGCAGTCAACGAGCGGTTTACAAGCGGTTGAAAAGCTTAGCTGGGTTTATGAACATTGGATACCAAAAGAGAATATAATCAAGACTAACACGTGGTCATCAGAACTTTCCAAATTA ACTGCAAATGCATTCCTGGCCCAAAGAATCTCCAGCATCAACGCTATGAGTGCCGTCTGTGAAGCCACCGGAGCTGATGTCGGAGAGGTTGCCCATGCCATTGGTACAGACTCCAGATTAGGACCAAAGTTCCTACAAGCTAGTCTAG GATTTGGTGGCAGTTGTTTTCAGAAGGATGTATTGAATCTTGTGTATCTGTGTGAAGCCCTTAATCTTCCAGAGGTAGCAGCCTATTGGCAGCAG GTTATTGATATGAATGACTATCAGCGTCGGCGCTTTGCAACCAAAGTAATTAGTTGTCTTTTCAACACAATCACAGATAAAACTATTACTATTTTAGGATTTGCATTTAAGAAGAACACAGGTGACACAAG GGAGTCTTCGAGTATCTACATGTGTAAGTATCTAATGGACGAGGGCGCTAAACTGCATATCTACGATCCGCAGGTCGAACACAAGCAGATCATTGCTGACCTATCGCACAGAGATATATCTGAACAGTCTGAAAGAG GTGATTCCAAGATGGCTACTCCTCCGGTTGAAACCGAAAAGGAGAAAG taaATAAGTTGGTGAAAATATTTGAAGATCCATATGAGGCATTAAAGGGAGCTCATGCATTTGTTGTTTGCACAGAATGGGATGAGTTTAAG GACTTGGATTACCTGCGCATCTACAATAGCATGCTGAAGCCAGCGTTTGCTTTTGATGGTCGTAGAATCCTCAACTATGATGCATTGACGAATATAGGATTTCACGTTGAAACCGTCGGTCACAAAACTCTAAATAACTGTCTACCAATCACTCCATAA